GGTTGGATAGTACACCCATTTATTATAGGCTACAAATCTTCCATCTAAAATATCGTGAAAATAAAAAGGTGCCATAAAATAGTACCAGCTTATCGCTCTAACGACCATACTTGCAGCAAATAAGAATAATAAAATGTACATTCCTTTGTTAAGGTAGCCTTTCTGTGCAATTAGTGTGAGCGTAAGAGGCAGCAATAGATAGAACTGTTCTTCTATACATAATGACCAGGCATGAGAAAAGGAGCCTTCATTTCCAAAATCCAGATTAAAATTTTGGGTAAACGTGATAAATTGCCAGAAAGGTGCGATTCCTCCCCGCTCTCGCAAAACAGGAAACATAAAGTAAAGCGTAACAACCAGAAAATAAGCTGGTAAAATTCTTAACGTTCTGCTGATATAAAAATGTTTAAAATCTATTACTTGATTTAATTGGAGATAACGTAATAATTGATACCCGATCAAGTAACCACTTAAAACGAAAAACAAGTCTACTCCCACCCATCCAAAACTTCCGATAACTTCCACCCACTCTGGGCGCTCATAAGCACGATAGTGACATAAAAACACCAGTATAATCGCCAAAGCTCTCAAATGGTCGAGCCCTGCTAAATGTTTACCTTCAAAGTCGAGAAGTTTACTCAAATACCTCATTATCTATACTGTATATCGTTCATTAAATTATCTAACTATTTTACGTACGGGATTTAGCTACTGAATGCCGAAAA
This Olivibacter sp. SDN3 DNA region includes the following protein-coding sequences:
- a CDS encoding acyltransferase, with protein sequence MRYLSKLLDFEGKHLAGLDHLRALAIILVFLCHYRAYERPEWVEVIGSFGWVGVDLFFVLSGYLIGYQLLRYLQLNQVIDFKHFYISRTLRILPAYFLVVTLYFMFPVLRERGGIAPFWQFITFTQNFNLDFGNEGSFSHAWSLCIEEQFYLLLPLTLTLIAQKGYLNKGMYILLFLFAASMVVRAISWYYFMAPFYFHDILDGRFVAYNKWVYYPTYNRLDGLLVGVGIAALMVFRPGLRDRLAAYGNQLFFAGCAVIIVAYFFLSKDRLDLLPTLFGYPLIAVGFGLMVLGALYPTCFLYHLRWKISTLIAALSYGIYLCHKFLNHLLQGPLQELGIPAESNWRLLICAIVSVLGALLMHRFIEYPFLQWRNVLLRRRRTIRKVKEAWSSK